The Spirosoma sp. SC4-14 DNA window ACAAGCCTGTAGGCGTTATGGCTACGGTCAACTACGGAACCTACAACACCTTTCGTGGAGCTATTGGATTGAGCGGCCAAACCAGGCGATTGTCGTATAATGTTCAGTATACCCGCCAATCGTCGGCTGGTTTTTCGTCGGCTACCGACCCAACGGGGACGAATAATTTCGACAACGACGGATACCGGCAAAATGCCCTGCTGGCCAATCTGACCCTACAGCTAACGAAGCGATTGAGCTGGAAAGTGCAGGGAATGTTGACCGCCTATAACGCCGATATCGATGCCGGAGCTTTTGCCGACGAAAAGGATTATACGTTCAAAAACAAATTTAAGCGGTTGGCTACGGGCGTTGAGTATAAGCATTCGCATGGTCGACTGGTCATAAACTACAGCCTTGGCGACAGTCGCCGGACGTATAAAAATGATTCAACGTCGGTAGAACCTAACGCGTCGGAGCGGTATTCGTATCAGCAATATGGTGGCTTGGCCCATTATGCTGAAGTCTATCATAACCTGAAACTGGGATCGTGGGGCGAACTACTGACAGGGGTTGATTATCGGTTCAGCAATACTGATCAAAGCTATTTGTCGGTTAGCGATTATGGCCCTTATCAGTCGCCACCAATTGGTGCCGACACAGCCCGGATTGGGCAGTTAGGGGCCTATGCAACGGCCGTTCTGACGCCGTATCGGGGTCTTTCGGTTGAATTGGGTGGCCGCTATAACCGCAATTCGCTCTATGGCAATGTGTTTACGTATTCGTTCAACCCGTCGTATCTGGTGGCCGATCGGATCAAGGTGTTTGTCAATCTGTCGTCGGGTTTCCGGGCTCCAACGCTTTATCAATTGTTTTCGCCATATGGCAATAAGGCGCTCCGGCCTGAGCATAGCTGGTCGACCGAAGCTGGAGTGCAACTGTTTACGCATAGTCGGAATGCCTGGGTTCGTGCCGTTTATTTCGACCGGCTGATTAAGGATGTCATGTTCTTTGAGTCGTTGAATACAGCTCCCTATGGTCGTTACATCAATTTCGACCGGCAGCACGATCATGGGCTTGAGATCGAAGCGCAAACCGAAATCAACAAGTTCACGCTGTCGGGAAATATTACGTTGCTGACTGGCGAATTGAAAACGAAAAGTGCCGGACGCGATACGGCCTACAACAACCTGTTCCGTCGCCCGAAAACGCAGATCAATCTGAGCGTTGGCTATCAGGTTATCCCAACGTTATTTGTGTCGGCCACGATGCGGTCGATTGGCGAGCGGACCGATCGTTTTTATAACAGCGAAACATTCAACACCGACAATGTGAAACTAGCTGCTTATACAACGGTCGATCTATACGCCGAAGGGAAACTGGCACCCCAGTTGCGGGTGTATGCCGATGTTCGGAACCTGTTCGACAAAATCTATTACGATATTTATGGCTTTAATACGCGTCGTCGGAATGCAAACATCGGCCTTCGCTTTACCTGGTAACCATCACACACGATGAAACAACAACTCAATCCTCGCTTTGCGGTTCTATTGCTGTTTATTGCCCTAGCGGCTATCCTGCGAATAGCCAATTCAGGACAATGGTCGCCCCTGTTTAATTTTACGCCCATTGGCGCTATGGCCTTGTTTAGCGGTTCCTATATCAAAAACCGTGGGAAGGCCTTTGGGTTACCCTTACTGACGTTGTTTCTGAGCGATCTGGTGATTAATCTGGTGTTATACAGAGGTCAGTTCGGTATTATGTACAATGGCTGGTACTGGATTTACGGCATTTTTGCCTTGCTTGTCTGGTACGGACAGGTCTTGCTTCGCCAGGTTACGATCAGGAATATCATTGTGGCGGCTCTGGTAGCATCGCTCTCGCACTGGCTCCTGGCCGACACCAGCGTTTGGCTAACGGGTGGCACTGATCTGCGTACGAACCTGCCATTGTCGCGCAATTTTGAGGGCTGGCTTCAGTGCATCACGCAGGGGATTCCGTATATGCGCAATTTTCTGGCTGGTACGCTCGCCTACGGCACCCTGCTCTTTGGCGGCTTCGAATGGTTACAAACGCGCTACCCGAAACTGGCGGTTGTATAAAAGAGTGAAAGAGTGAAAGAGCGAAAGAGTGGCTGACGCATCAATATTCACCCGTTCGCTCTTTCACTCTTTCACTCTTTCACTCTTTCGCTCTTTCACTCTTTCACTCTTTCGCTCTTTCACTCTTTCACTCTTTCGCTCTTTCACTCTTTCACTCTTTCGCTCTTTCACTCTTTCGCTCTTTCACTCTTTCACTCTTTCGCTCTTTCGCTCTTTCGCTCTTTCACTCTTTCACTCTTTCATGGCATATCTGCATCTGATTACGGGCGGAGCCCGAAGCGGTAAAAGCCGTTATGCGCAGCAACTGGCGCTGGGCTGGTGCTCCAATCCGGTTTATGTGGCTACGGCCCGTGTTTGGGACGACGAGTTTGCGGAGCGAGTAGCACGTCATCAGTTGGACCGCGGTCCGGAATGGACGGTATTTGAAGAAATGCGTCTGGTAAGCCAACTTCCTATTGCCGGTCAGACGGCTGTGATCGACTGTGCGACGTTGTGGCTGACCAACTTTTTTAGTGATACCAATAGTAATGTTGCTAAATCACTCGATCTGTTCAAACAGGAAATCGATGCCTTGCTGAACATTCCCGGACGGTTCATTATCGTGACCAACGAAATTGGGATGGGTGTTCATGCCGAAACGGCCATTGGGCGGGCGTTCACCGATTTGCAGGGGTGGGCCAATCAGTATGTAGCAAGTCGGGCCGATGCCGTCACGCTGATGGTCAGTGGGTTGCCGCTAGTTGTAAAAGCACCAATACCATGAAAAAAGCAATCATGAACTGGTCGGGTGGGAAAGACTCGGCTCTGGCATTGTGGCGCATTCGGCAATCGGGAAACTATGCCGTAGAAACGCTGCTGACGACCCTGAATGCCACTAACCGCCGGATTTCGATGCATGGCGTTTCCGAAAAGCTCCTGGACGAACAGGCATATCGGCTAGGGTTGCCGCAAACAAAACTGTACTTACCCGAAGAAAGCGCAATGAGCGATTATGAGCAGCGAATGGCCGATGCATTGCAGCCGCTGGTCGATAGGGGAGTGACACAGGCTATTTTTGGCGATATTTTTCTGGAAGATCTGCGGCAATGGCGCGAAGACCGGTTGGCGAAACAAGGCCTTACGGGTGTTTTCCCGATTTGGCAGATGCCGTCTCTCCAGTTATTGGATGAATTCTGGGACGCTGGTTTTGCTACAATTGTGGTTAGTGTCAACAGCCAGTATCTCGATAAATCGTTCTGCGGGCGTGTGCTCGATCGGGCCTTTGTCGATGAGCTGCCTGCCGGAGTCGATCCGTGTGGCGAAAATGGAGAGTTCCATACTTTCGTGTATCAGGCTCCCTATTTTGCCGAACCGATTGACATACAGGTGAAGGATATTGTAACGAAAACATATGAATTCAACACGGCTACAGGCGAACAACAGACATCGACCTATTATTTTGCTGACCTGCAAGCGCTTTAAGTCGTCTGTTTTGGGTCAATAAAAAACAAAAAGCGGTTGATTTAGGGTTTATTCGCAATAAATCGGTTCTTTGCCGAATAAAAATAGTTCAGTTGCAAAGGTTCATGGGAGTCCGTAGTGGTTTGCTTAGCGGTATCTGCATTGGGTTAATATTTGTTATAACAGGAAGCTGTCGGGTCGAAGATGCGCCACCGTCGCCGTATGAAGCAGGGGCTTATATTGTGAATGCAGGCGCGCCAGGAGCCAATAATGGATCTATTTCATATCTGGCCGCTAACGCAAAAACACCCGCTACCGATATATTTAGTGCAGTCAATGGTCGGCCATTAGGGGGTACGGTTCAGGATTATACCGAGATCAATGGGAAAGGGGTAATTCTGGTCGATAACAACGCAATAGGGCAGGATCGCATCGAAATAGTGGAATCGGGAACGTTTACATCACTCGCTACCTTTCAGGCTCCCGATGTCGAAAATCCACGGTATGTTATCTACGCTGGCCCCAACAAAGCCTATGTCAGTTGCTGGGATACAACGAGTAACGGTTTCTCTAAACCGGGCTATGTGCTGGTACTAAATCTGGGTTCCCGAACGGTAGAGAAGAAAATTCCGGTTGCTAAAGGGGCCGAGCGACTCATATTAGCCAATAGTGAAGTGTTTGTTGGAAGTGTTGCCGGTGAGCCAACGCTAACCGTAATCGATACCTATACCGACGAAGTTGTTCAGCCCGGACTTACGGTTGGCGCTAACACAAATCCTGTTGGCTTCGATTATAATAAAAAACTTTGGGCGTATGCGGCCTCAACCAACGAAATGGTCCGCATCAATCCGGCAGGAAAAGTTGTGGAAACCCGCATCAAAGTCGGAAGCGGTGCCAAAACACCCAGTTCAATTACGCTCAGTGCCGATAAGCAGCTTTTTTATTTTGTTAACTCCTTTGCCGATCCGGCCAATGGTGGTAAACAGACTGGCGAAACCTATCGATTCTCGATCAACGATACCGAAATACAGGCCAATGTGCCGTTTATTCGGCGTTATTTTACGGGGTTAGGAGTAGCCCCGACCTCATCGGAAGGCTTGATTTATGCCGCAGCTACACCGTCTTACAGTCAGCCCGGTTATGTGCTGCGCTACCGATCCAATGGCGCCCTGGTCGATTCGGTTCAGGTTGAGGTGGCTCCTACGCGGTTCTATTTCCGCTAATCGCCTATTCCCGGCCCATCGTTTCCATCCGTATCCGGGATTCTTCCAGATCCAGTTCGTAGAGAATATTACGAAGTACTTCATCGTCTTGTCCCTCGCGACGCAGGTGCGTTGCCAGTTCCCGTTCAACCTGAATAATTTCTAGTTGCATCCGTAGCGCTTCCCGAACTGCCGATTCATTAACTTTTGACCGACGGCCATTTTGCTGTAGGCGCAACCGATCAATTCGTGTTTCGTATTTGTGTTTTAGCAGCGACAAGGTTTCGTCCGACACATCATCGCTAAGCGAATAATGGGCTTCGATGTGTTCAATTGCCGAGGTGGCCAGTTGAATACGAAGTTTAATCTCGTCTTGTTTAGCTCGTTCATCAGGTTTAATATTCAGCCACCGAATCACGATAGGAAGTGCCAGGCCTTGTAACACCAAAGTCGAAAAAATTACGCAATACGAAAAGAAAATAATCAGGTCGCGCAGCGGGAATGGGCTTCCGCTGCTCAGTTTGAGCGGTAGCGCCAGCGCCACGGCTAGTGCTATTACACCCCGCATTCCGGTCCAGCCAATAACGGTTACCAGTTTCTGGTCCAGAAGCGGATGTGATTCACTTTTTGGGTTTATTAATCGGGAAACATAACTGGCCAAAAATACCCAGACGAATCGAATCAGAATGACGGCCAGACTAACCACGGCTCCGTAGAAAATCAGTTTAGAAGGCGAGTAGCGTTCTGTTGTCAGCAGAATTCGTCGCAGTTGCAGACCCATCAGCACAAAAACGACACTGTTGAGAATAAACGAAATGACGTTCCAGATATTGATGGTTTGCAAATGTGCCTGCCGCGACAGAAATTCCGACGATCGGATGGTAAGAAACAAGCCCGACGACAAAACGGCCAGCACGCCCGATACGTGCCATTCTTCGGCAATCAGAAAGCCGGCAAAGGGTGTCAGCAGGGTTAATGTTGTTTCGACAACAGGGGTTTCTTTAGTGAGTCGGTTGATGTTTTTTACGACCCAGGCAAGTGCCAGACCAATACCTATACCGCCCGAAACCACCAGCAAAAATTGCCCGCTCGCTTCAATCAGAACAAACTGCCCCGTGGTGACGGCGGCAACGGCATAGCGGTAAACAATGAGGCCCGTGGCATCGTTGACCAGGCTCTCGGCCTCCAGAATGGCCACAACCCGACGGGGCAATCCCATTTGTTTAATGATCGATGTACCTGCTACCGGGTCAGTTGTGGCTACGGTTGCGCCCATAACAAAAGCGAGCGGCCACGAAAACCCCGGAACGAACGTATGCATCACCCAGGCGATGCCAACGGTAGAAAACAGCACAAGCCCAAAGGCCAATAAGAGTATAGGACGAAAATTAGCTTTAAAATCGCTCCAGGAGGTATTCCAGGCTGCCGAATAGATGAGGGGTGGCAGGAAAATAAGAATCACCACATCGGGTCGGAGCACAACAAACGGAAGCCCTGGAATCAGACTGATGGCTATTCCGGCCAGTACCAACACAATTGGCGAGGCAATCCGAATTCGTTCGGCCAGAGCCGCCAGGGCAGTTACTATGGCTAGCAGGCTAACAATTAACGCGACACTACTCATGCATAACACAACCGCACGAGTTGTCGGTGTGTTTATCGGCACTCCTGATCCAACTGTGTTTATCGGCCCCGGATGCCAAAGAAATGATAAGTAATTTCTGAAAAAATAGAGGATATTTCGTTCATTTCAGGCTTTTAGCTGTAATGCTATTCAGAGTTGAAGAAATATAAATAATTTGCGGTTTAAGGACGTATCTGTTCTAAACCACGTTTTCGTTCTTCTTCTGAAAAACTCTCTTAATTCACCTTTACTTACCTATCTATGAAACGTAGAGAAGCCATACAGCGAGCAGCCCTGATGATGGGTGGTATGTTGTCGGCACCCACGTTGGCGGGCGCACTGGGCCGCATCACAAACACGGGGCCGAGCGTAGCCGTAACTGCCGAACAGGAAACCCTGCTCGCCGAAGTTGCTGATGTGATTATTCCCACAACCAGTACGCCAGGGGCCAAAGCCGCCGGGGCCGAAAAATTCATTGTGCGGGTGATGCGCGACTGCTACCCCAAAAGCGATCAGGATAACTTTTATGCCGGTCTTGCCAGGCTGGATACCAATAGCAAATCGAAGTTCGGGAAAGGGTTTATGGACTTAGATGGAGCCCAGAAGAACGAAATGGTGAAGCAGATCATGACCGACGATAAACCGTTCTTCCTGCGCATGAAGGAGTTGACAACTACTGGCTATTTTACGTCAGAAATTGGGGCGACCAAAGCGCTCGAATACCTGCCCGTTCCGGGCCAGTTCAATGGCTGTATGCCGCTGAAACCTGGCCAGAAAGCCTGGGCTCTTTAAACCGTTTATCGTTAATCGTTGCTTCGCCAATAAGCATACATCCTTCTATGGCAGAGCAACCATAAACCGAAAACTTTTTTAAAATGAACCTCAACATCGATTCTATAAAAGAAACTACCTACGACGCCATTGTGATTGGGTCGGGAATAACGGGCGGATGGGCCTCTAAAGAATTAACCGAAAAAGGTATGCGGGTGCTGATGCTTGAAAAAGGGCATCAGCTTGAGCACGTTACCGGCTATGAGTATGCCATGAAAGATCCCTGGCAGACAAAATATAACGGTCGACTAACGATGGAGCAGAAAGAAACGCACCCAAAACTGATGCGCGATTATCCCTACAACGAGATGACCGAAACGTATTGGATGAAGGATACCGATTCGCTCTATAAAGAAGTTAAACGTTTTGATTGGTACCGGCCTAATATTGTGGGCGGTAAGTCGATTATGTGGGGGCGGCAATCATACCGGCTAAGTGATATTGATTTTGAAGCAAATGCTAAAGACGGTATTGCAGTCGACTGGCCTATTCGCTATAAAGACATTGCCCCGTGGTACTCCTATGTCGAAAAAATTGCCGGTATTTCCGGAGAAGCCCTTGGCCTACCCCAACTTCCAGATAGCGATTTTTTGCCGCCAATGGAAATGTATTGCGTTGAGAAAGAAGTTCGTAAGCGCATTGAAAAGAACTTCCCAGGTCGAACCATGACCATTGGGCGTGTGGCAAATCTGTCGAAAGCGCAGGAAGCTCAATTGGGCGTTGGCCGGGCTCCGTGTCAGTATCGGAACAAATGTTCGCTCGGTTGCCCCTACGGAGCCTATTTTAGTACGCAATCCTGTACGTTGCCCTACGCAGCCAAAACGGGGCGGTTAACGCTGCGTCCCGATTCGGTTGTTACCGAAATTATATACGATGAAAATCAGAAACGCGCAACGGGCGTTCGGGTGATTGATGCCGTAACGCTTCAGGGCCGCGAGTACTTTGCCAAAGTTATTTTTGTGTGTGGTAGTGCTCTCGGATCAACAGCAATTATGCTGAATTCGAAGTCGAGCCGCTTCCCGAATGGAATCGGTAACGATTCGGAGCAACTGGGCCATAATTTGATGGATCACCACTTCCGCATTGGTGCGTCGGGCGAATGGGAAGGCGATCTGGACAAATATTACATCGGTCGCCGGGCTAATGGCATTTATGTACCACGCTATCGCAACATCGGCAACGACAAACGCGATTATCTGCGCGGCTTTGGTTATCAGGGTGGTGGTAGTCGGCAGGGCTGGCAGCGGAACATTGCCGAAATGAGCTTCGGAGCCGATTATAAAGACGAACTAACTAAACCCGGTCCGTGGACAATGGGTCTGGGTGGTTTCGGCGAAACGCTGCCTTACTACGAAAACCGGATGTATCTCGACAAAAACGAAAAAGACAAGTGGGGAATGCCAATTGTTGTTTTCGATGCCGAGTTGAAAGAGAATGAGAAGAAAATGCGCGTCGATATGATGAACGATGCGAAAGAGATGCTGGAATCGGCTGGTGTCAAGAACGTGAAAGGCTATGACCGGGGTTCGTATCTGGGTATGGCAATTCACGAGATGGGTACCGCCCGCATGGGTCGCGATCCGAAAACGTCGGTGCTGAACGGCAACAATCAGATGCACGCTGTTAAGAACGTGTTTGTGACCGACGGAGCCTGCATGGTGTCGGCATCATGCGTGAACCCATCGTTGACCTATATGGCTTTGACCGCTCGGGCCGCCGATTTTGCCGTTAAGGAAATGAAAAAGAAGAACATCTAGTCGTGTCAGTTTTCAATAAAAACATCCTGGGTAGCAATGCGCTGTCCAGGATGTTTTGTTGAGTAACCGTTACTCCAATATGAAATTTGCCTCCAGACAATCCTGCGAGTTGGTCCCTACAAACACAATGAATTCGCCATTTTCGGCAATGTAATTCAGGTTATTGTCGTAGTATTTCAGGTCATTAATCGAAATAGGAAAGCTAATGGTTTTACTCTCACCTTTCTTGAGGAAGATTTTCTGAAACCCTTTTAGCTCCTTTACCGGGCGGGTGTTGCTGCCAACTTTATCGCGGATGTATAGCTGCACTACTTCCTGTCCATCAAAATCGCCCACATTTTTTACAGTAACGGTAGCCATAAGTTTATCGGAGCGTTTCATTTTACGGGCACTGAGCTGGAGGTTGCTGTAGTCGAACCGGGTGTAGCTCAGACCGTAGCCAAATGGGTACAATGGTTTGTTCGACACGTCCAGATAATTGGAACGGAACTTCTCGAAGCCTTCCTTTCCGCTCCACGGACGGCCTGTGTTTTTGTAGTTGTAATAAATTGGAATTTGCCCAACGCTGCGGGGAAATGTCACACTTAGTTTTCCCGACGGAACCACATCGCCAAAAAGTACATCGGCAATGGCATTACCCGCTTCGCTTCCCCCAAACCAGGTATTCAGAATGGCCGGTACGTTGGCATCTTCCCAGGTAAGTACTAGTGGGCGCCCTGTAAACACGACCAGTACCACTGGCTTGCCCGTTTTGAGCAAAGCTTTCAATAGATCCTGTTGATTTTGCGGAATTTGGATGTCGGATCGACTCGCGCTCTCGCCCGACATCTCGGCCGATTCTCCCAGTCCGACTACAATCACATCGGCAGTTTGGGCAATTTTTAAAGCTTCTTCAATCAGTTCGGCGTCGCTCCGGTTATCGCGGTTGGTAGGCTTTCCAAAAATACTGACATTGGCTTCCTGAGTTGGATCAGAATACACATTGGCACCTTTGGCATACACGACCGATACGTTATTGCCCCCACCATGTTTGATCCCATCGACCAACGAGACACATTTGGCAAAGTCGGCCGAAACGGCCCAGGTTCCGGCCATGTTTTCGCGATTATTGACCAGTGGACCAATCACGGCAATGGTTCCTTTTTTGGTTAGGGGTAAGGTCTTATTGGCGTTTTTGAGCAACACAAACGAATTAGCTGCTGCCGACCGGGCTTGCTGGCGGTTGTTTTCGGTAAAGATTTCGGTTTTAGCTCGCTGATCATCGCAGTAGCGGAATGGATCGTCGAATAAGCCTAAATCATATTTTGCCTCCAGAACCTTGCGGCAGGCTCTGTCGATGTCGGCCATTGCTACGGTTTTGTCTTTTACCGATTGGCCTAACGTAGTCAAAAAACCTTCGCCAACCATGTCCATATCGATGCCTGCCAGCAGGGCTTTGGCCGAAACGGTTTTCAAATCGCCCAGACCATGATCGACCATTTCGTTAATGCCCGTATAATCCGTTACAACAAGTCCCTTAAATCCCCACTGTTTCCGCAGCACATCGGTCAACAGCCACTTATTGGCCGTGGCCGGAATGCCATCAATTTCGTTGAACGAAGCCATTATAGACCCAGCTCCCGCATCGAGAGCTGCTTTGTAGGGTGGCAGGTATTCGTTATACATTCTGACCCGGCTCATATCGGTCGTGTTATAATCGCGTCCGGCTTCGGCAGCGCCGTAGAGGGCATAATGTTTTACGCACGCCATAAGCGTATTATTTTTCGACAGGTCGGAACCCTGGTAACCCCGAACCATTGCCCTGGCAATTTGCGAACCCAGGTATACATCTTCGCCCGACCCTTCGGCAATTCGACCCCAGCGCGGGTCACGACAAATGTCGACCATCGGCGAATAGGCCCAGCATATTCCGTCGGCACTGGCTTCTGTAGCGGCAATCCGTGCCGATTTTTCGATTAGCTCAAGATCCCAACTGCACGACAAGCCTAAGGGTATGGGGAAAGCCGTTCGGTAGCCATGAATAACGTCCATACCGAAAATAAGCGGAATTTTCAGGCGGGTATTGTTGATGGCGAGTTCCTGCGTTTTTCTGACTTTTTGCGGAGACGACATGCTGAACAGTCCGCCTACTTTTCCGGCTTTGATTTTGGTTTCTACATCATTACTAACGGTGGAGCCGGTGGTTGCTTCGCCACCCGTAAGCAGGTTCAGTTGCCCAATTTTTTCTTCTAAGGTCATCTTTTGCAATAGGCTGGTAACGAAAATGTCACGTTTAGAGCCTTTTTGCCCCTGGGCCGAAGTTGATAACAGGCAACATAAGAGAATTAAATAGCAAGAGGCATGAATAACTTTTTTCATAAAAAGCAGAACGGATTTAGTTGGAATAAGCGATTTAGGATTGGGTTGCTAACGATTTCTGATTAGGAAAAGGAGCCTGAATACATCAACGGTAGGTCCTTCTTTCGAAATGAAGGTGGTCAGCAGTAAGTAAAACCATTATCGGACCCTTGTTGCCGGGCGGCCCGGTCTATTTTTTTAGAAAAATCCGGCGCTGGGCATCACAAGTTAATGGAACCCGTTCGTAACATTTGTTAAGCGAGGCTGGGTTTTTATGGGCCAAAGAACTTCAGGCGTTTAAAGAAGCAGAAGACTACGTTAGGCTCAGCCCGGATGGGTAAGGTTTTCGTTGCAGTCTCTGGTGAGAGAAAGAGAATGGGCGTTTTCACTCCTCCACTTGATGCTTAAATGGAGGAGTGAGCCAGAAAGCAGGACGTATCTGACAAAACTTAAAACAATCGTCCTAAAAAAATCAAGAGAGCAGCACCCCCAACGGCAATAATCAACTGGATGAGCAGGTTATCGTTGCTTGGGTCGTTGCCAAGGCGTTTGGCAATAAAGCCGCCAACAAATCCACCAATAATACCAAGAATGATATTATAAATTGCTGAGTGATGACTGCCCATCAGTACGCTGGCAATGTAGCCAGCAATGCCTCCAATCAAAATTGAATAGATAAATCCCATAGAATGTGTAAGTTAACGGTTTGGTTGATAATGTTGCAATGCTACACGAAAATGCAATAAATTGCTATGCCAGTAAGTGAAAATGATACTAAAATTTAGGTAGAATAGGTATAAACCCCCTCGGTAATTGCTTTATTGAGCACTGGCGAATTGCTACGTATACGTTGTATAGTTAACCCTTTTGCCCGTCCATAACGTATGAATCTTTTTCAACTGGCTAAGTTCTCAGCACGTGCTCGCAGGATCATAGCCTTTTCCGCAGCCGGAGTGGCAGTAGGCGGGGCTTTCATTGGAGCTTACCAGAGCCATAACCTCAATGCCGCATCGGAAAAATACCTGACAGCCTTATTTGCCCGCCTTAGCGACGATGACAAGCACGATCCAAAGTATGCCGTTGGAAGTTTGAACGTAGCCTCAGGGCTGGAAGCTACACTGTTTGCGGCCGAACCGATGCTGGTTAATCCCACAAACATCGATGTAGATGCGAAAGGGCGCGTATGGGTTTGTGAAGCCTATAACTACCGACCAGCCATCAATGGGAATCCAATCCGTAAAGAAGGCGATCGTATTGTTATTCTGGAAGACCAGAATGGCGATGGAAAGGCCGATGTTTCTAAAGTGTTCTATCAGGACCCAAGTATCGAGTCGCCACTCGGAATCTGGGTACAGGGAAATAAAGTGATTGTGTCTGATAGTCCAAATGTATGGGTCCTGACCGACGAGGATGGCGACGATAAGGCCGATAAAAAAGAACTGCTGTTTACTGGAATTGGTGGTGAGCAACACGACCACGGTATGCACACCTTTGTGTTTG harbors:
- a CDS encoding TonB-dependent receptor — its product is MMSKIITFTAAALAISCLPVWAQDNPQSSKSVQLDAVTVTANKFEQKLSQTGKVVTVLSDSVLQRYATQSVSELLSRQAGLQIVGANGPLGTNPDIYVRGASAGNTLILLDGLPVYDPSGTANTFDLNLLTVGECDRIEILRGAQSTSYGSDAVAGVINIFTKRGNGSSGNKPVGVMATVNYGTYNTFRGAIGLSGQTRRLSYNVQYTRQSSAGFSSATDPTGTNNFDNDGYRQNALLANLTLQLTKRLSWKVQGMLTAYNADIDAGAFADEKDYTFKNKFKRLATGVEYKHSHGRLVINYSLGDSRRTYKNDSTSVEPNASERYSYQQYGGLAHYAEVYHNLKLGSWGELLTGVDYRFSNTDQSYLSVSDYGPYQSPPIGADTARIGQLGAYATAVLTPYRGLSVELGGRYNRNSLYGNVFTYSFNPSYLVADRIKVFVNLSSGFRAPTLYQLFSPYGNKALRPEHSWSTEAGVQLFTHSRNAWVRAVYFDRLIKDVMFFESLNTAPYGRYINFDRQHDHGLEIEAQTEINKFTLSGNITLLTGELKTKSAGRDTAYNNLFRRPKTQINLSVGYQVIPTLFVSATMRSIGERTDRFYNSETFNTDNVKLAAYTTVDLYAEGKLAPQLRVYADVRNLFDKIYYDIYGFNTRRRNANIGLRFTW
- a CDS encoding DUF6580 family putative transport protein, with product MKQQLNPRFAVLLLFIALAAILRIANSGQWSPLFNFTPIGAMALFSGSYIKNRGKAFGLPLLTLFLSDLVINLVLYRGQFGIMYNGWYWIYGIFALLVWYGQVLLRQVTIRNIIVAALVASLSHWLLADTSVWLTGGTDLRTNLPLSRNFEGWLQCITQGIPYMRNFLAGTLAYGTLLFGGFEWLQTRYPKLAVV
- a CDS encoding bifunctional adenosylcobinamide kinase/adenosylcobinamide-phosphate guanylyltransferase codes for the protein MAYLHLITGGARSGKSRYAQQLALGWCSNPVYVATARVWDDEFAERVARHQLDRGPEWTVFEEMRLVSQLPIAGQTAVIDCATLWLTNFFSDTNSNVAKSLDLFKQEIDALLNIPGRFIIVTNEIGMGVHAETAIGRAFTDLQGWANQYVASRADAVTLMVSGLPLVVKAPIP
- a CDS encoding diphthine--ammonia ligase, with protein sequence MKKAIMNWSGGKDSALALWRIRQSGNYAVETLLTTLNATNRRISMHGVSEKLLDEQAYRLGLPQTKLYLPEESAMSDYEQRMADALQPLVDRGVTQAIFGDIFLEDLRQWREDRLAKQGLTGVFPIWQMPSLQLLDEFWDAGFATIVVSVNSQYLDKSFCGRVLDRAFVDELPAGVDPCGENGEFHTFVYQAPYFAEPIDIQVKDIVTKTYEFNTATGEQQTSTYYFADLQAL
- a CDS encoding DUF5074 domain-containing protein, with protein sequence MGVRSGLLSGICIGLIFVITGSCRVEDAPPSPYEAGAYIVNAGAPGANNGSISYLAANAKTPATDIFSAVNGRPLGGTVQDYTEINGKGVILVDNNAIGQDRIEIVESGTFTSLATFQAPDVENPRYVIYAGPNKAYVSCWDTTSNGFSKPGYVLVLNLGSRTVEKKIPVAKGAERLILANSEVFVGSVAGEPTLTVIDTYTDEVVQPGLTVGANTNPVGFDYNKKLWAYAASTNEMVRINPAGKVVETRIKVGSGAKTPSSITLSADKQLFYFVNSFADPANGGKQTGETYRFSINDTEIQANVPFIRRYFTGLGVAPTSSEGLIYAAATPSYSQPGYVLRYRSNGALVDSVQVEVAPTRFYFR
- a CDS encoding Na+/H+ antiporter, encoding MSSVALIVSLLAIVTALAALAERIRIASPIVLVLAGIAISLIPGLPFVVLRPDVVILIFLPPLIYSAAWNTSWSDFKANFRPILLLAFGLVLFSTVGIAWVMHTFVPGFSWPLAFVMGATVATTDPVAGTSIIKQMGLPRRVVAILEAESLVNDATGLIVYRYAVAAVTTGQFVLIEASGQFLLVVSGGIGIGLALAWVVKNINRLTKETPVVETTLTLLTPFAGFLIAEEWHVSGVLAVLSSGLFLTIRSSEFLSRQAHLQTINIWNVISFILNSVVFVLMGLQLRRILLTTERYSPSKLIFYGAVVSLAVILIRFVWVFLASYVSRLINPKSESHPLLDQKLVTVIGWTGMRGVIALAVALALPLKLSSGSPFPLRDLIIFFSYCVIFSTLVLQGLALPIVIRWLNIKPDERAKQDEIKLRIQLATSAIEHIEAHYSLSDDVSDETLSLLKHKYETRIDRLRLQQNGRRSKVNESAVREALRMQLEIIQVERELATHLRREGQDDEVLRNILYELDLEESRIRMETMGRE
- a CDS encoding gluconate 2-dehydrogenase subunit 3 family protein, whose translation is MKRREAIQRAALMMGGMLSAPTLAGALGRITNTGPSVAVTAEQETLLAEVADVIIPTTSTPGAKAAGAEKFIVRVMRDCYPKSDQDNFYAGLARLDTNSKSKFGKGFMDLDGAQKNEMVKQIMTDDKPFFLRMKELTTTGYFTSEIGATKALEYLPVPGQFNGCMPLKPGQKAWAL